From one Musa acuminata AAA Group cultivar baxijiao chromosome BXJ2-6, Cavendish_Baxijiao_AAA, whole genome shotgun sequence genomic stretch:
- the LOC135614752 gene encoding amino acid permease 4-like isoform X2 — translation MGYQPPAFTPLDVSVELGHEHQLQGATKSYDDDGRLKRTGTVWTATAHIVTAVIGSGVLSLAWTIAQLGWVAGPVVMFLFSFVTYYTSTLLADCYRSGDPINGKRNYNYTDAVHAYLGGLKVKLCGFIQYANLFGVAIGYTIAASISMMAIKRSDCFHEKGHKNPCLTSSNPYMIMFGVAEIFLSQIPDFDQIWWLSIVAAVMSFTYSSIGLALGIVQVIGNKSFKGSLTGISIGVISPTQKIWLSLKALGDIAFAYSFSVVLIEIQDTIRAPPPTEAKVMKKASLLSIVVTTLFYMLCGCMGYAAFGDSAPGNLLTGFGFYNPYWLLNIANAAIVVHLVGAYQVFCQPLFAFIEKWAVKTWPESTFIAKEIAVPLTSTRRYNLSLFRLVWRSAFVVLTTVISMLLPFFNDVVGLLGALGFWPLTVYFPVEMYIVRQRIPRWSTRWVCLQMLSLACLAVSIAAAIGSVAGVVTDLNLYRPFKTSY, via the exons ATGGGTTACCAACCACCGGCTTTTACTCCCTTGGATGTCTCGGTTGAGCTCGGCCATGAGCATCAGCTCCAGGGGGCCACCAAGAGCTACGATGACGATGGGCGGCTCAAGAGGACCG GGACCGTGTGGACGGCCACCGCCCACATCGTCACGGCGGTGATCGGGTCCGGCGTGCTGTCGTTGGCCTGGACCATAGCGCAGCTCGGCTGGGTCGCCGGCCCGGTGGTCATGTTCCTCTTCTCGTTCGTCACGTACTACACATCCACTCTGCTCGCTGACTGCTACCGATCCGGCGACCCCATCAACGGGAAGCGCAACTACAACTACACGGATGCGGTCCACGCGTACCTCG GTGGGCTAAAGGTCAAGCTGTGTGGATTCATCCAGTACGCCAACCTCTTCGGCGTCGCCATTGGCTACACCATAGCCGCTTCCATTAGCATGAT GGCGATCAAGAGGTCCGATTGCTTCCACGAGAAAGGGCACAAGAACCCATGCCTCACCTCTAGCAATCCTTACATGATCATGTTCGGCGTCGCGGAGATTTTTTTGTCGCAAATCCCCGACTTCGATCAGATATGGTGGCTCTCCATCGTCGCCGCGGTCATGTCCTTCACCTACTCGTCCATCGGCCTCGCCCTCGGCATCGTCCAAGTCATCG GCAACAAAAGCTTCAAAGGCAGCCTTACCGGAATCAGCATCGGCGTCATCTCCCCTACACAGAAGATATGGCTCAGCCTGAAGGCCTTGGGCGACATTGCCTTCGCCTATTCCTTCTCGGTCGTGCTCATCGAAATCCAG GACACCATCAGAGCCCCACCGCCGACAGAGGCGAAGGTGATGAAGAAGGCGTCGCTACTGAGCATCGTCGTGACCACGCTCTTCTACATGCTGTGCGGGTGCATGGGCTACGCCGCGTTCGGCGACTCGGCGCCCGGCAACCTCCTCACCGGCTTCGGCTTCTACAACCCCTACTGGCTCCTCAACATCGCCAACGCCGCCATCGTCGTCCACCTGGTCGGCGCCTACCAGGTCTTCTGCCAGCCCCTCTTCGCCTTCATCGAGAAGTGGGCGGTCAAGACGTGGCCGGAGTCCACCTTCATCGCCAAGGAGATCGCGGTCCCCCTCACCTCGACCCGGCGCTACAACCTCAGCCTCTTCCGCCTGGTGTGGCGCTCCGCCTTCGTGGTGCTGACCACCGTCATCTCGATGCTGCTACCCTTCTTCAACGACGTGGTGGGCCTGCTCGGCGCGCTCGGCTTCTGGCCGCTGACCGTCTACTTCCCGGTGGAGATGTACATTGTGCGGCAGAGGATCCCCAGGTGGAGCACCAGGTGGGTGTGCCTGCAAATGCTAAGCTTAGCCTGCCTCGCGGTCAGCATCGCCGCAGCCATCGGGTCCGTCGCCGGAGTCGTCACCGACCTCAATCTCTACCGGCCATTTAAGACTAGTTACTAA
- the LOC103987674 gene encoding probable magnesium transporter NIPA4 isoform X2 yields the protein MAQPELAPRGSWVASAYRGMSADNIKGLVLALSSSAFIGASFIIKKKGLKKAAASGIRAGVGGYSYLYEPLWWIGMITMIVGEAANFAAYAFAPAILVTPLGALSIIISAALAHIILRERLNILGIVGCVLCVVGSTTIVLHAPQEREIESVKEVWNLATEPAFLCYATIVGAVILVLIFCYIPRYGQTNIMFYVGVCSLVGSLSVMSVKALGIALKLTFSGMNQLIYPQTWAFTIVVLICVVTQMNYLNKALDTFKTAVVSPIYYVMFTSLTILASTIMFKEWDGQNPTQIVTEMCGFVTILSGTFLLHKTKDMADGGLATSPSRFHKHADENGYTYEGIPLKCHEPSRAP from the exons ATGGCACAGCCAGAATTGGCTCCCCGAGGGAGCTGGGTGGCGTCGGCTTACAGGGGCATGTCCGCCGACAATATCAAGGGCCTGGTGCTTGCCCTCTCCTCGAGCGCCTTCATCGGCGCCAGCTTCATCATCAAGAAGAAGGGCCTAAAGAAGGCTGCGGCCTCCGGGATTAGGGCTG GGGTCGGAGGTTATTCTTACTTGTACGAGCCACTTTGGTGGATTGGCATGATCACAA TGATCGTGGGTGAAGCTGCCAATTTTGCTGCTTACGCATTTGCTCCGGCCATTCTTGTGACTCCTCTTGGTGCACTTAGCATAATAATAAG tgCGGCATTAGCACATATTATCCTACGGGAAAGGCTGAATATTTTGGGTATTGTTGGCTGTGTTCTTTGTGTTGTGGGATCAACGACAATTGTTCTCCATGCTCCACAGGAGAGGGAAATCGAATCCGTGAAGGAAGTGTGGAATCTTGCTACCGAACCAG CCTTCCTCTGCTATGCGACTATCGTGGGTGCAGTTATTTTGGTGCTCATTTTTTGTTATATCCCTCGGTATGGGCAGACAAATATAATGTTTTATGTTGGTGTCTGTTCCCTAGTTGGTTCTTTATCG GTCATGAGTGTCAAAGCTCTTGGGATTGCTCTAAAATTAACATTTTCAGGAATGAATCAATTGATATACCCACAAACTTGGGCTTTCACCATTGTGGTACTTATTTGTGTGGTTACACAAATGAACTATCTAAATAAG GCACTTGATACGTTTAAGACGGCAGTTGTATCACCAATTTACTATGTGATGTTTACATCGTTGACCATTTTGGCTAGCACGATCATGTTCAAG GAATGGGATGGGCAGAACCCGACGCAGATCGTCACGGAGATGTGCGGTTTCGTGACGATTCTTTCAGGGACATTCCTGCTTCACAAGACGAAGGACATGGCCGACGGTG GTCTTGCGACATCGCCGTCGCGATTCCACAAGCATGCCGATGAGAACGGTTACACCTACGAAGGAATTCCTCTCAAGTGTCATGAGCCTTCGAGGGCGCCGTGA
- the LOC135614754 gene encoding uncharacterized protein LOC135614754, translating into MPFLPPHHLHHPHPHLSLSLSPSLAMIAHRQRREFSTGDQFSFANPTHGASDGQTMERATVAAGTKAELGPWTRRASLNLSGYSQRDGDEDFRWLPKEDGDDSGTPSPPLWKNVGLPATRSADNSPAHKHHHGMQAFPTSRAEEIARYRQEMLDLVRDMPEPAYELSLRDMVEAPRVAKTVQEMIEKRRTESKDRSKEKRRLLRKESIETGVFLKMFVPISIRGGRRKSFGGSNTCSKVSPRPVSAEAEKGGLGVTEGEWWEKELGGRGSSSSSSSSSKSSSGSSSKSSSGSSTSRSGSRKMNGCYAFFLTNKSSSKEI; encoded by the exons ATGCCCTTCCTCCCTCCTCACCATTTACACCATCCTcatcctcatctctctctctctctctccccgtctCTTGCCATGATAGCTCACCGACAACGACGAGAGTTCTCCACCGGAGACCAGTTCAGTTTTGCGAATCCAACCCACGGCGCAAGCGACGGACAGACGATGGAGCGTGCCACGGTTGCAGCAGGAACCAAAGCCGAGCTCGGCCCATGGACTCGGAGAGCTTCCTTGAACCTCTCCGGTTACAGCCAGCGCGACGGCGACGAAGATTTCCGATGGCTGCCCAAGGAGGATGGCGATGACTCCGGCACTCCCTCGCCGCCGTTGTGGAAGAACGTGGGCCTCCCGGCGACTCGGTCTGCCGACAATTCCCCGGCGCACAAGCACCACCACGGTATGCAGGCGTTTCCGACGTCACGAGCTGAGGAGATCGCCAGGTACCGGCAGGAGATGTTGGACTTGGTGAGGGACATGCCGGAGCCCGCATACGAGCTCTCGCTAAGGGACATGGTGGAGGCGCCGAGGGTGGCGAAGACGGTGCAGGAGATGATAGAGAAGAGGAGGACAGAATCGAAGGATCGAAGTAAAGAGAAGAGAAGGCTGTTGAGGAAGGAGAGCATCGAGACCGGGGTGTTCCTTAAGATGTTCGTGCCGATTTCCAtaagaggagggagaaggaagagctTTGGGGGGTCTAATACTTGCTCAAAGGTTTCACCGAGGCCCGTCTCGGCGGAAGCAGAGAAGGGTGGGCTTGGGGTCACGGAGGGAGAGTGGTGGGAGAAGGAGTTGGGTGGCagaggaagcagcagcagcagcagtagcagctccAAAAGCAGCAGCGGTAGCAGCTCCAAAAGTAGCAGCGGAAGCAGCACAAGTAGAAGCGGTAGCAG GAAGATGAACGGCTGCTACGCTTTCTTCCTCACAAATAAAAGCAGCTCCAAGGAAATTTAG
- the LOC135614755 gene encoding lipase-like PAD4 isoform X1 — MDGLKVEEEHCMFETSHVLGALLASSPLLTQAWGRCVHANAGSSSFVLQRCDDAVYVAFSSTPSSTPTALGGGFFDPVPISSGGHELFAPLEGAAQPVLVQAGALRLFLSSYRSPDFQMMITETRNKSVIFTGHSVGGSIASLAALYFLCSSSRPDAPSPASLVCITFGSPLLGDETLSRAILRERWGGRFCHVVSQHDIMPRLLFCPVNALPPQLAMSICTLMQSWHLSMRYPQFPRPALQLTDDQKAELQGYISMHIGAAASEQTQHISPYRPYGNYALCSAEGAVCIDDPLVAAKMLHLTFTTGSASISFEEQHISYGNLVVDLSQNLQFRRRLHLEDDAPKSNRSAGVSLALETSGIGIQDMGAMEAREWLEMSMCRRPKLQCASLAIKLAKVTPCRAQIEWYKALCDNDTGYYDSFKLRKASKKDARVNMNRIRLGQFWDELLDMIQNNNLPPDFHKRSKWVNAAQFYKLLVEPLDIAEYYRCQWPRTRRHYLTHGRERRYEVFDRWWNDRNKDVPEKAAAHRKRSKFAGLTQDSCFWAKVEEARDSVKNAWAEKNPTKLVKLWENLHGFESYANGLIRKKEVSVDVVAPLSSYSLWVEELKDLKSKQACRLPSASVLVGVTGGT; from the exons ATGGATGGCCTGAAGGTGGAGGAGGAGCACTGCAT GTTCGAGACGAGCCACGTCCTGGGGGCCCTCCTGGCGTCCTCCCCACTGCTCACACAAGCCTGGGGCCGCTGCGTGCACGCCAATGCCGGAAGCTCCAGCTTCGTCCTCCAACGCTGCGACGACGCCGTCTACGTCGCCTTCTCCTCCACGCCGTCGTCCACGCCCACTGCACTCGGCGGCGGATTCTTCGACCCTGTTCCTATCTCCAGCGGCGGCCACGAGCTCTTCGCGCCACTGGAGGGAGCCGCGCAACCGGTGCTCGTCCAGGCCGGCGCTCTCCGTCTCTTTCTGAGCTCCTACCGCAGCCCCGATTTCCAG ATGATGATAACAGAGACCAGAAACAAGTCGGTCATATTCACAGGCCACTCCGTGGGAGGTTCCATCGCCTCCCTTGCGGCCCTTTACTTCCTCTGCTCGTCTTCTCGACCCGATGCTCCATCACCGGCTTCCCTCGTGTGCATCACCTTCGGAAGCCCGCTGCTCGGAGACGAGACGCTCTCTCGAGCGATTCTGAGGGAAAGGTGGGGCGGAAGGTTCTGCCATGTCGTGTCGCAGCACGACATCATGCCCAGGCTGCTCTTCTGCCCTGTGAACGCCCTGCCTCCGCAGCTGGCAATGTCGATCTGCACCTTGATGCAGTCATGGCATCTCTCGATGCGTTATCCGCAGTTTCCGAGACCTGCGCTGCAGCTCACCGACGACCAGAAAGCAGAACTGCAGGGATACATCTCGATGCACATCGGTGCAGCAGCATCGGAGCAAACGCAGCACATCAGCCCTTATCGGCCCTACGGAAACTACGCTTTATGCTCTGCGGAAGGCGCGGTGTGCATCGACGATCCGCTCGTTGCAGCGAAGATGCTTCATCTGACATTTACGACAGGTTCTGCGAGCATCAGCTTCGAGGAGCAGCACATCTCCTACGGGAATCTCGTGGTAGATCTATCACAAAACCTACAATTTAGGAGGAGACTCCACCTCGAAGATGACGCTCCAAAGTCCAACCGCAGCGCCGGGGTCTCACTGGCTCTGGAGACATCAGGGATCGGAATCCAG GACATGGGCGCCATGGAGGCTCGGGAATGGCTCGAGATGAGCATGTGCCGACGGCCGAAGCTGCAATGTGCCAGTCTCGCTATCAAGCTCGCCAAGGTGACGCCTTGTCGCGCCCAGATCGAATGGTACAAGGCCCTGTGCGACAACGACACGGGCTACTACGACAGCTTCAAGCTCCGGAAGGCTTCCAAGAAAGACGCAAGGGTGAACATGAACCGCATCAGGCTCGGCCAGTTCTGGGACGAGCTGCTCGACATGATCCAGAACAACAACCTACCCCCCGACTTCCACAAGCGAAGCAAGTGGGTGAATGCAGCTCAGTTCTACAAGCTCCTGGTGGAGCCGCTCGACATCGCGGAGTACTACAGATGCCAGTGGCCCAGGACCAGGCGCCATTACCTGACTCATGGCAGGGAGAGGAGGTACGAAGTGTTCGACAGATGGTGGAACGATCGCAACAAGGATGTCCCCGAGAAGGCGGCGGCTCATCGGAAGCGGAGTAAGTTTGCTGGGCTGACGCAGGACTCGTGCTTCTGGGCCAAGGTGGAGGAGGCGAGGGACAGCGTGAAGAATGCTTGGGCCGAGAAGAACCCCACGAAGCTGGTGAAGCTTTGGGAGAACCTGCACGGTTTCGAGAGCTACGCCAACGGACTGATACGGAAAAAGGAGGTGTCGGTGGATGTGGTGGCTCCGCTATCGAGTTACAGCTTGTGGGTGGAAGAGCTGAAGGATCTGAAGTCGAAGCAGGCGTGCCGTCTTCCTTCGGCCTCTGTATTGGTCGGAGTAACAGGAGGAACGTAG
- the LOC135614752 gene encoding amino acid permease 4-like isoform X1, with the protein MHKMGYQPPAFTPLDVSVELGHEHQLQGATKSYDDDGRLKRTGTVWTATAHIVTAVIGSGVLSLAWTIAQLGWVAGPVVMFLFSFVTYYTSTLLADCYRSGDPINGKRNYNYTDAVHAYLGGLKVKLCGFIQYANLFGVAIGYTIAASISMMAIKRSDCFHEKGHKNPCLTSSNPYMIMFGVAEIFLSQIPDFDQIWWLSIVAAVMSFTYSSIGLALGIVQVIGNKSFKGSLTGISIGVISPTQKIWLSLKALGDIAFAYSFSVVLIEIQDTIRAPPPTEAKVMKKASLLSIVVTTLFYMLCGCMGYAAFGDSAPGNLLTGFGFYNPYWLLNIANAAIVVHLVGAYQVFCQPLFAFIEKWAVKTWPESTFIAKEIAVPLTSTRRYNLSLFRLVWRSAFVVLTTVISMLLPFFNDVVGLLGALGFWPLTVYFPVEMYIVRQRIPRWSTRWVCLQMLSLACLAVSIAAAIGSVAGVVTDLNLYRPFKTSY; encoded by the exons ATGCACAAG ATGGGTTACCAACCACCGGCTTTTACTCCCTTGGATGTCTCGGTTGAGCTCGGCCATGAGCATCAGCTCCAGGGGGCCACCAAGAGCTACGATGACGATGGGCGGCTCAAGAGGACCG GGACCGTGTGGACGGCCACCGCCCACATCGTCACGGCGGTGATCGGGTCCGGCGTGCTGTCGTTGGCCTGGACCATAGCGCAGCTCGGCTGGGTCGCCGGCCCGGTGGTCATGTTCCTCTTCTCGTTCGTCACGTACTACACATCCACTCTGCTCGCTGACTGCTACCGATCCGGCGACCCCATCAACGGGAAGCGCAACTACAACTACACGGATGCGGTCCACGCGTACCTCG GTGGGCTAAAGGTCAAGCTGTGTGGATTCATCCAGTACGCCAACCTCTTCGGCGTCGCCATTGGCTACACCATAGCCGCTTCCATTAGCATGAT GGCGATCAAGAGGTCCGATTGCTTCCACGAGAAAGGGCACAAGAACCCATGCCTCACCTCTAGCAATCCTTACATGATCATGTTCGGCGTCGCGGAGATTTTTTTGTCGCAAATCCCCGACTTCGATCAGATATGGTGGCTCTCCATCGTCGCCGCGGTCATGTCCTTCACCTACTCGTCCATCGGCCTCGCCCTCGGCATCGTCCAAGTCATCG GCAACAAAAGCTTCAAAGGCAGCCTTACCGGAATCAGCATCGGCGTCATCTCCCCTACACAGAAGATATGGCTCAGCCTGAAGGCCTTGGGCGACATTGCCTTCGCCTATTCCTTCTCGGTCGTGCTCATCGAAATCCAG GACACCATCAGAGCCCCACCGCCGACAGAGGCGAAGGTGATGAAGAAGGCGTCGCTACTGAGCATCGTCGTGACCACGCTCTTCTACATGCTGTGCGGGTGCATGGGCTACGCCGCGTTCGGCGACTCGGCGCCCGGCAACCTCCTCACCGGCTTCGGCTTCTACAACCCCTACTGGCTCCTCAACATCGCCAACGCCGCCATCGTCGTCCACCTGGTCGGCGCCTACCAGGTCTTCTGCCAGCCCCTCTTCGCCTTCATCGAGAAGTGGGCGGTCAAGACGTGGCCGGAGTCCACCTTCATCGCCAAGGAGATCGCGGTCCCCCTCACCTCGACCCGGCGCTACAACCTCAGCCTCTTCCGCCTGGTGTGGCGCTCCGCCTTCGTGGTGCTGACCACCGTCATCTCGATGCTGCTACCCTTCTTCAACGACGTGGTGGGCCTGCTCGGCGCGCTCGGCTTCTGGCCGCTGACCGTCTACTTCCCGGTGGAGATGTACATTGTGCGGCAGAGGATCCCCAGGTGGAGCACCAGGTGGGTGTGCCTGCAAATGCTAAGCTTAGCCTGCCTCGCGGTCAGCATCGCCGCAGCCATCGGGTCCGTCGCCGGAGTCGTCACCGACCTCAATCTCTACCGGCCATTTAAGACTAGTTACTAA
- the LOC103987674 gene encoding probable magnesium transporter NIPA4 isoform X1: MAQPELAPRGSWVASAYRGMSADNIKGLVLALSSSAFIGASFIIKKKGLKKAAASGIRAGVGGYSYLYEPLWWIGMITMIVGEAANFAAYAFAPAILVTPLGALSIIISAALAHIILRERLNILGIVGCVLCVVGSTTIVLHAPQEREIESVKEVWNLATEPAFLCYATIVGAVILVLIFCYIPRYGQTNIMFYVGVCSLVGSLSVMSVKALGIALKLTFSGMNQLIYPQTWAFTIVVLICVVTQMNYLNKALDTFKTAVVSPIYYVMFTSLTILASTIMFKQEWDGQNPTQIVTEMCGFVTILSGTFLLHKTKDMADGGLATSPSRFHKHADENGYTYEGIPLKCHEPSRAP, translated from the exons ATGGCACAGCCAGAATTGGCTCCCCGAGGGAGCTGGGTGGCGTCGGCTTACAGGGGCATGTCCGCCGACAATATCAAGGGCCTGGTGCTTGCCCTCTCCTCGAGCGCCTTCATCGGCGCCAGCTTCATCATCAAGAAGAAGGGCCTAAAGAAGGCTGCGGCCTCCGGGATTAGGGCTG GGGTCGGAGGTTATTCTTACTTGTACGAGCCACTTTGGTGGATTGGCATGATCACAA TGATCGTGGGTGAAGCTGCCAATTTTGCTGCTTACGCATTTGCTCCGGCCATTCTTGTGACTCCTCTTGGTGCACTTAGCATAATAATAAG tgCGGCATTAGCACATATTATCCTACGGGAAAGGCTGAATATTTTGGGTATTGTTGGCTGTGTTCTTTGTGTTGTGGGATCAACGACAATTGTTCTCCATGCTCCACAGGAGAGGGAAATCGAATCCGTGAAGGAAGTGTGGAATCTTGCTACCGAACCAG CCTTCCTCTGCTATGCGACTATCGTGGGTGCAGTTATTTTGGTGCTCATTTTTTGTTATATCCCTCGGTATGGGCAGACAAATATAATGTTTTATGTTGGTGTCTGTTCCCTAGTTGGTTCTTTATCG GTCATGAGTGTCAAAGCTCTTGGGATTGCTCTAAAATTAACATTTTCAGGAATGAATCAATTGATATACCCACAAACTTGGGCTTTCACCATTGTGGTACTTATTTGTGTGGTTACACAAATGAACTATCTAAATAAG GCACTTGATACGTTTAAGACGGCAGTTGTATCACCAATTTACTATGTGATGTTTACATCGTTGACCATTTTGGCTAGCACGATCATGTTCAAG CAGGAATGGGATGGGCAGAACCCGACGCAGATCGTCACGGAGATGTGCGGTTTCGTGACGATTCTTTCAGGGACATTCCTGCTTCACAAGACGAAGGACATGGCCGACGGTG GTCTTGCGACATCGCCGTCGCGATTCCACAAGCATGCCGATGAGAACGGTTACACCTACGAAGGAATTCCTCTCAAGTGTCATGAGCCTTCGAGGGCGCCGTGA
- the LOC135614755 gene encoding lipase-like PAD4 isoform X2, whose translation MMITETRNKSVIFTGHSVGGSIASLAALYFLCSSSRPDAPSPASLVCITFGSPLLGDETLSRAILRERWGGRFCHVVSQHDIMPRLLFCPVNALPPQLAMSICTLMQSWHLSMRYPQFPRPALQLTDDQKAELQGYISMHIGAAASEQTQHISPYRPYGNYALCSAEGAVCIDDPLVAAKMLHLTFTTGSASISFEEQHISYGNLVVDLSQNLQFRRRLHLEDDAPKSNRSAGVSLALETSGIGIQDMGAMEAREWLEMSMCRRPKLQCASLAIKLAKVTPCRAQIEWYKALCDNDTGYYDSFKLRKASKKDARVNMNRIRLGQFWDELLDMIQNNNLPPDFHKRSKWVNAAQFYKLLVEPLDIAEYYRCQWPRTRRHYLTHGRERRYEVFDRWWNDRNKDVPEKAAAHRKRSKFAGLTQDSCFWAKVEEARDSVKNAWAEKNPTKLVKLWENLHGFESYANGLIRKKEVSVDVVAPLSSYSLWVEELKDLKSKQACRLPSASVLVGVTGGT comes from the exons ATGATGATAACAGAGACCAGAAACAAGTCGGTCATATTCACAGGCCACTCCGTGGGAGGTTCCATCGCCTCCCTTGCGGCCCTTTACTTCCTCTGCTCGTCTTCTCGACCCGATGCTCCATCACCGGCTTCCCTCGTGTGCATCACCTTCGGAAGCCCGCTGCTCGGAGACGAGACGCTCTCTCGAGCGATTCTGAGGGAAAGGTGGGGCGGAAGGTTCTGCCATGTCGTGTCGCAGCACGACATCATGCCCAGGCTGCTCTTCTGCCCTGTGAACGCCCTGCCTCCGCAGCTGGCAATGTCGATCTGCACCTTGATGCAGTCATGGCATCTCTCGATGCGTTATCCGCAGTTTCCGAGACCTGCGCTGCAGCTCACCGACGACCAGAAAGCAGAACTGCAGGGATACATCTCGATGCACATCGGTGCAGCAGCATCGGAGCAAACGCAGCACATCAGCCCTTATCGGCCCTACGGAAACTACGCTTTATGCTCTGCGGAAGGCGCGGTGTGCATCGACGATCCGCTCGTTGCAGCGAAGATGCTTCATCTGACATTTACGACAGGTTCTGCGAGCATCAGCTTCGAGGAGCAGCACATCTCCTACGGGAATCTCGTGGTAGATCTATCACAAAACCTACAATTTAGGAGGAGACTCCACCTCGAAGATGACGCTCCAAAGTCCAACCGCAGCGCCGGGGTCTCACTGGCTCTGGAGACATCAGGGATCGGAATCCAG GACATGGGCGCCATGGAGGCTCGGGAATGGCTCGAGATGAGCATGTGCCGACGGCCGAAGCTGCAATGTGCCAGTCTCGCTATCAAGCTCGCCAAGGTGACGCCTTGTCGCGCCCAGATCGAATGGTACAAGGCCCTGTGCGACAACGACACGGGCTACTACGACAGCTTCAAGCTCCGGAAGGCTTCCAAGAAAGACGCAAGGGTGAACATGAACCGCATCAGGCTCGGCCAGTTCTGGGACGAGCTGCTCGACATGATCCAGAACAACAACCTACCCCCCGACTTCCACAAGCGAAGCAAGTGGGTGAATGCAGCTCAGTTCTACAAGCTCCTGGTGGAGCCGCTCGACATCGCGGAGTACTACAGATGCCAGTGGCCCAGGACCAGGCGCCATTACCTGACTCATGGCAGGGAGAGGAGGTACGAAGTGTTCGACAGATGGTGGAACGATCGCAACAAGGATGTCCCCGAGAAGGCGGCGGCTCATCGGAAGCGGAGTAAGTTTGCTGGGCTGACGCAGGACTCGTGCTTCTGGGCCAAGGTGGAGGAGGCGAGGGACAGCGTGAAGAATGCTTGGGCCGAGAAGAACCCCACGAAGCTGGTGAAGCTTTGGGAGAACCTGCACGGTTTCGAGAGCTACGCCAACGGACTGATACGGAAAAAGGAGGTGTCGGTGGATGTGGTGGCTCCGCTATCGAGTTACAGCTTGTGGGTGGAAGAGCTGAAGGATCTGAAGTCGAAGCAGGCGTGCCGTCTTCCTTCGGCCTCTGTATTGGTCGGAGTAACAGGAGGAACGTAG